One genomic region from Clarias gariepinus isolate MV-2021 ecotype Netherlands chromosome 22, CGAR_prim_01v2, whole genome shotgun sequence encodes:
- the snai1b gene encoding snail family zinc finger 1b, whose translation MPRSFLVKKYFTSKKPNYSELESQNGPISAMVPERYPLAELPTKEDGSLVTTYASALVWTTSALPLSFPPSSPTTPSSIAPLDLSSPSSSGEEDEGRTSDPPSPDPSDRFQCAHCGISCRSRAALSRHQLSHCSASTNANLVENSNMADSTTTRAAFRCKHCPKEYNSLGALKMHIRSHTLPCVCTTCGKAFSRPWLLRGHIRTHTGERPFSCIHCNRAFADRSNLRAHLQTHSEVKKYQCSTCSRTFSRMSLLHKHTVSSCCPTA comes from the exons ATGCCACGTTCATTTTTGGTGAAGAAGTATTTTACGAGCAAGAAGCCAAATTACAGTGAACTGGAGAGCCAAAATG gcCCAATTTCCGCCATGGTACCAGAACGCTACCCGCTTGCAGAGCTACCAACTAAAGAAGACGGTTCCCTGGTGACCACGTACGCTTCGGCTCTTGTCTGGACCACCAGCGCGCTTCcgctttccttccctccttcaTCCCCTACCACACCATCCTCCATCGCTCCCCTGGATCTCAGTTCTCCATCCAGCTCAGGCGAGGAAGACGAAGGCAGAACGTCCGACCCCCCAAGTCCAGATCCTTCAGACCGATTCCAGTGCGCCCACTGCGGGATTTCCTGCAGGAGCCGTGCCGCACTTTCACGCCACCAGCTCTCGCATTGCAGCGCAAGCACCAATGCTAACCTGGTTGAGAATTCCAACATGGCCGACAGCACTACAACGAGAGCTGCCTTCCGGTGCAAACACTGCCCCAAAGAATACAACAGCCTGGGAGCTTTGAAGATGCACATccgctcacacacacttccatgCGTCTGCACCACCTGCGGAAAGGCGTTCTCCAGACCGTGGTTACTCAGGGGCCACATTCGTACACACACCG GAGAGCGCCCATTCTCATGCATTCATTGTAACCGAGCCTTTGCTGACCGGTCCAATCTGAGAGCTCATCTTCAGACCCATTCGGAGGTGAAAAAGTACCAGTGCAGCACCTGCTCCCGAACCTTCAGCCGCATGTCACTCCTGCACAAACACACCGTCTCCAGCTGCTGCCCGACCGCCTaa